The following are from one region of the Roseobacter fucihabitans genome:
- a CDS encoding lipocalin-like domain-containing protein: MNVKALFVILFLWLISALGALAQSFAGLGGDAEGFDLPQRGTVFEFPADHGAHPGYRIEWWYLTANLRDAEGTEYGLQWTLFRSALEPLERPGWDSPQLWLAHAAVTTPSAHYVAERRARGGIGQAGVIADPFEAWIDDWVFAGADMAQMSLRASGTDFAYDMALEAQGPLVFHGDRGYSQKSASGRASYYYSQPFFDISGILTLPDGPVQVSGQAWLDREWASQPLGASQVSWDWFSMGFEGGARLMGFTLRDTEGGSYTAATWIERDGTATPFPDGAFSAEPLVQSDVAGRKIPTSWRATLPDKGVDVTVEALNPQAWMETSIPYWEGPVRISGTHRGRGYLEMTGY, from the coding sequence TCAGAGCTTTGCCGGGCTTGGGGGGGACGCCGAAGGGTTCGATCTGCCTCAGCGCGGCACCGTTTTCGAGTTCCCCGCAGATCACGGCGCGCATCCAGGGTACCGCATCGAGTGGTGGTATTTGACGGCCAACCTGCGCGACGCAGAGGGCACAGAATATGGGCTCCAATGGACGCTGTTTCGCAGCGCGCTGGAACCGTTGGAACGTCCCGGTTGGGACAGCCCACAGCTCTGGCTCGCCCATGCTGCTGTGACGACGCCCTCCGCGCATTACGTCGCGGAACGGCGTGCGCGCGGCGGGATCGGGCAGGCGGGTGTGATCGCGGACCCCTTTGAGGCCTGGATAGACGATTGGGTCTTTGCGGGGGCGGATATGGCGCAGATGAGCTTGCGGGCCTCTGGCACGGATTTTGCCTATGACATGGCGCTTGAGGCGCAGGGGCCGTTGGTTTTTCATGGCGACCGGGGCTATTCGCAAAAATCCGCTTCCGGGCGCGCCAGCTATTACTATTCCCAGCCGTTTTTTGATATTTCGGGTATTCTGACCCTGCCGGATGGGCCGGTGCAGGTAAGCGGGCAGGCTTGGCTGGATCGCGAATGGGCCTCCCAGCCACTTGGCGCCTCGCAGGTAAGTTGGGATTGGTTTTCCATGGGTTTTGAGGGGGGCGCGCGTCTGATGGGCTTCACATTGCGCGACACCGAAGGGGGCAGCTATACGGCGGCCACATGGATTGAGCGGGACGGGACCGCGACCCCCTTTCCCGATGGCGCGTTTTCGGCCGAGCCGCTGGTGCAAAGCGACGTGGCCGGGCGCAAAATTCCGACCAGTTGGCGCGCCACCCTGCCCGACAAGGGGGTGGATGTGACTGTGGAGGCGCTGAACCCGCAGGCCTGGATGGAGACCTCCATTCCCTATTGGGAGGGGCCGGTGCGCATTTCAGGCACGCATCGCGGGCGGGGATATCTGGAGATGACGGGGTATTGA
- a CDS encoding molybdopterin cofactor-binding domain-containing protein, with the protein MQIDGMLLAAVRCNPCKGGALLHSDTNTALTLRGVKRIVPVTNGVAVIAENSWYAMQALDAVIFEWGDAPYPDNQEAHWAAVAQSFTAENLDRVWRDDGDVTSILKTGQDIDVEYRAPYVAHQLLEPLSAVVRVTERSADVWAAHQMRRFVQQRVAETAGLKPQQVRFHNQFAGGSFGHRLEFDNIDRATEVAMQMKGIPVKLIFSREEDFAQDYPRQIAMARAQGRAQGGQVETLDLHIAPPSATRSQMGRVGLPMPGPDVQLEAGAWNAPYGLAHFRVSAYTVPELRPTSS; encoded by the coding sequence TTGCAAATAGACGGAATGTTGCTGGCGGCTGTGCGCTGCAACCCGTGCAAGGGTGGTGCCCTGTTGCATTCCGATACCAATACCGCACTGACCCTGCGCGGGGTAAAGCGGATCGTTCCGGTGACAAACGGTGTTGCGGTCATTGCAGAAAACAGCTGGTATGCGATGCAGGCCCTGGACGCGGTGATCTTTGAGTGGGGTGACGCGCCTTATCCCGATAATCAGGAGGCCCATTGGGCGGCGGTTGCGCAGTCATTTACCGCCGAAAATCTGGACCGGGTCTGGCGCGATGATGGCGACGTTACATCCATACTGAAGACCGGCCAGGACATCGACGTGGAATATCGCGCGCCCTATGTGGCGCACCAGCTGCTTGAACCATTATCCGCAGTCGTACGCGTGACGGAACGGAGCGCCGATGTTTGGGCAGCGCATCAGATGCGGCGCTTTGTGCAGCAGCGGGTGGCCGAAACGGCCGGGCTAAAGCCGCAGCAAGTGCGGTTTCACAACCAATTTGCCGGAGGCAGCTTCGGGCACCGGTTGGAGTTCGACAATATCGACCGGGCCACCGAAGTGGCGATGCAGATGAAAGGGATCCCGGTCAAGCTGATCTTCAGCCGCGAAGAAGATTTCGCGCAGGATTACCCGCGCCAGATCGCAATGGCGCGGGCGCAGGGACGCGCGCAGGGCGGGCAGGTCGAAACGCTTGATTTGCACATCGCCCCCCCTTCCGCCACGCGCAGCCAGATGGGGCGGGTCGGCTTGCCTATGCCGGGACCAGATGTGCAACTTGAGGCGGGCGCCTGGAATGCACCCTATGGCCTCGCGCATTTCAGGGTGTCCGCCTATACGGTGCCGGAATTGCGCCCGACCAGTTCATAG
- a CDS encoding molybdopterin cofactor-binding domain-containing protein: MTSFEVPVAQVIEVTQTGEAIRIDRVFLAADVGLVVDPVNFENQVQGGVIWGLGHAINCEITIQDGRAGQSNYHAIEVVRFYQPPEIIVRAIEGGGKIRGIGEPPVPPAAPALANAIFAATGRRIREMPLNRHIDFI; this comes from the coding sequence GTGACCTCTTTCGAGGTGCCTGTGGCGCAGGTCATTGAGGTGACCCAAACCGGCGAGGCCATCCGCATTGACCGCGTTTTTCTGGCCGCCGATGTGGGTCTTGTCGTGGATCCGGTCAATTTCGAAAATCAGGTCCAGGGTGGTGTGATCTGGGGGTTGGGTCATGCGATCAACTGCGAAATCACAATTCAAGACGGGCGTGCCGGGCAGAGCAATTACCACGCCATCGAGGTGGTGCGGTTTTATCAGCCCCCCGAAATCATCGTCAGGGCCATTGAAGGGGGCGGAAAAATCCGTGGTATCGGCGAGCCGCCCGTTCCGCCCGCAGCCCCGGCGCTGGCGAATGCGATCTTTGCCGCGACCGGCAGGCGCATCCGGGAAATGCCTCTTAACCGGCATATTGATTTCATCTGA
- a CDS encoding acyl-CoA dehydrogenase family protein has translation MDFSASEEQNAIFDMAYAFGQEHIAPFARAWEAQGTIPKELWSKTAELGLGGIYVSEEYGGSGLSRLDATLVFEALSMACPAVASFLSIHNMCGGMIDKFGSEESKTKWLPQLCAMEKIFSYCLTEPGSGSDASALRTRAQRSNEGYILNGTKAFISGGGYSDAYLSMVRTGEDGPKGISAMIIEAGCDGLSFGALEEKMGWRAQPTAQVQFDACKVAFENLVGEEGRGFAYAMAGLDGGRLNIAASALGGAQFALDAALGYARERKAFGKSIDQFQSLQFKLADMEVKLQAARVFLHQAAWKLDKGAVDATKFCAMAKVFVTDVAFEVANDALQIHGGYGYLADYGIEKIVRDLRVHQILEGTNEIMRLIVSRQLILDHAS, from the coding sequence ATGGATTTTTCGGCAAGCGAAGAACAAAACGCAATTTTCGACATGGCCTATGCCTTTGGGCAGGAGCATATCGCCCCGTTTGCGCGCGCGTGGGAAGCGCAGGGCACCATCCCAAAAGAGCTCTGGTCCAAAACGGCTGAGTTGGGGCTTGGTGGCATCTATGTCAGCGAGGAATATGGCGGCTCGGGGCTCAGCCGTCTGGACGCGACGCTGGTGTTTGAAGCGCTTTCCATGGCCTGTCCCGCGGTCGCCTCGTTCCTGTCGATCCACAACATGTGTGGCGGCATGATCGACAAGTTTGGCAGTGAAGAAAGCAAGACCAAATGGTTGCCGCAACTCTGCGCCATGGAGAAGATTTTTTCCTATTGCCTGACCGAGCCCGGTTCGGGATCGGACGCCTCAGCCCTGCGCACACGGGCGCAGCGAAGCAACGAAGGATACATATTGAACGGCACCAAGGCTTTCATTTCGGGCGGGGGCTATTCGGATGCTTACCTCAGCATGGTGCGCACTGGGGAGGACGGCCCCAAGGGTATTTCGGCGATGATCATCGAGGCTGGGTGTGACGGGCTGTCTTTCGGGGCCTTGGAGGAGAAAATGGGCTGGCGCGCACAGCCCACGGCGCAGGTGCAGTTTGATGCCTGCAAGGTGGCGTTTGAAAATCTGGTCGGGGAGGAAGGTCGCGGCTTTGCCTATGCGATGGCCGGGCTTGATGGCGGGCGGTTGAATATCGCGGCCTCTGCACTTGGTGGGGCGCAATTCGCGCTGGATGCGGCACTTGGGTATGCACGCGAGCGCAAGGCATTTGGTAAATCCATTGACCAGTTTCAATCGCTGCAATTCAAACTGGCGGATATGGAGGTCAAATTACAGGCGGCCCGTGTGTTCCTGCATCAGGCGGCCTGGAAGTTGGATAAGGGCGCTGTGGATGCGACGAAATTCTGCGCCATGGCCAAGGTTTTCGTGACCGATGTCGCCTTTGAGGTGGCAAATGATGCGCTGCAAATCCACGGCGGATATGGGTATCTGGCGGATTATGGTATCGAAAAAATCGTCCGGGACCTGCGGGTTCATCAAATCCTCGAGGGCACAAATGAGATCATGCGCCTGATCGTATCGCGCCAGCTCATTTTGGATCACGCGTCCTGA
- the cheB gene encoding chemotaxis-specific protein-glutamate methyltransferase CheB has product MDDSRVMRAWLRTVISGDPRLEVVGEAEDAVHARDFLMAHPADVLTLDIEMPGMSGLDFLTRLMRARPMPVVMMSSLTAAGSDAAIQALSRGAIDCMVKPSKSFGEELTADICERVYHAACTRPSQLQTRLQASGVAASIPAAQARNAAPCRNGSIILIGASTGGVAALETVLPALDPDGPPVVIVQHMPGNFLVSFSERLNRQMHQRVYLANEETPLSRGDIVLAPGNDRHTQLLRRGGIWGVKFAPNDPPALHCPAVNMLFSSAVGEAKHVTAALLTGLGQDGAEGLLALAEAGASTFGQDEGTCVIYGMPRAAKAIGAVQRELALDKIGHAVKESAAKRGRMKR; this is encoded by the coding sequence GTGGACGATTCGCGGGTCATGCGCGCTTGGTTGCGAACCGTTATATCCGGTGATCCGCGTCTCGAAGTTGTGGGGGAAGCGGAGGATGCGGTGCATGCGCGAGATTTTCTCATGGCCCACCCTGCGGATGTCCTGACGCTCGACATCGAGATGCCGGGCATGAGCGGTCTTGATTTTCTGACGCGCCTGATGCGTGCGCGGCCCATGCCGGTCGTGATGATGTCAAGCCTGACGGCGGCGGGGAGTGATGCGGCAATCCAGGCGCTATCGCGCGGGGCTATTGATTGCATGGTCAAACCGTCCAAGAGTTTTGGAGAAGAATTGACAGCAGATATTTGCGAACGCGTTTACCACGCCGCCTGTACGCGTCCCTCACAATTGCAGACGCGCTTGCAGGCGAGCGGTGTCGCTGCATCCATACCGGCTGCACAAGCGCGCAATGCCGCCCCCTGTCGGAATGGGTCAATCATTTTGATCGGAGCCTCCACCGGCGGTGTGGCTGCGCTTGAAACCGTCTTGCCGGCGTTGGACCCAGACGGTCCACCCGTCGTGATAGTGCAGCATATGCCTGGAAATTTTCTGGTTAGTTTCTCAGAGAGGTTAAACAGGCAGATGCATCAGCGTGTCTATTTGGCCAATGAGGAAACGCCTTTGAGCCGGGGCGACATCGTTCTTGCGCCCGGCAATGATCGACACACGCAATTGTTGCGGCGAGGGGGGATTTGGGGGGTTAAGTTTGCGCCCAATGATCCACCTGCGCTGCATTGTCCGGCTGTGAATATGTTGTTCTCCTCCGCAGTGGGGGAGGCAAAGCATGTAACGGCAGCACTCCTTACGGGGTTGGGTCAAGATGGGGCCGAAGGGCTTTTGGCGCTTGCAGAGGCAGGCGCTTCAACCTTCGGACAAGATGAAGGCACTTGCGTGATTTATGGCATGCCACGTGCTGCAAAAGCGATTGGTGCTGTGCAGCGCGAGCTTGCGCTGGACAAAATTGGTCATGCCGTCAAAGAAAGCGCTGCAAAGCGCGGCAGAATGAAACGATAG
- a CDS encoding chemotaxis protein CheD encodes MQNSRHHITQGEQAVSNDPDFVISTLLGSCVSCCLWDPDSQVGGMNHMLLTTSSAENGVCNLVGINAMELLINEIQKKGGQRNRLRAKAFGGAQMVSGLSEIGRQNSEFILRFLQQEGIQCEGHSLGGETARHIMFWPASGRVMLKIRSDAPTETISQVKAPATAGNDLELF; translated from the coding sequence ATGCAAAACTCACGTCATCATATTACGCAAGGCGAGCAGGCAGTTAGCAATGATCCGGACTTCGTGATCAGCACCTTGCTGGGGTCATGTGTGTCATGTTGTTTATGGGACCCTGACTCTCAAGTTGGTGGTATGAACCACATGCTGCTGACCACCAGTTCAGCGGAAAACGGTGTGTGCAATCTTGTCGGTATCAACGCTATGGAGCTGTTAATAAACGAAATTCAGAAAAAAGGCGGTCAAAGGAACAGGCTGCGCGCAAAGGCCTTCGGGGGCGCGCAAATGGTGTCTGGCTTGAGTGAGATTGGCAGGCAGAACAGCGAATTTATTCTCCGTTTTCTTCAACAGGAGGGCATTCAATGTGAAGGGCATTCGTTGGGGGGGGAAACTGCGCGCCACATCATGTTTTGGCCTGCTAGCGGTCGCGTAATGCTCAAAATTCGCAGCGATGCACCCACCGAGACCATCTCGCAAGTTAAAGCGCCTGCTACTGCGGGTAATGATCTAGAGTTGTTTTAG
- a CDS encoding SAM-dependent methyltransferase, which translates to MTVMETNGRAGVVLPDNVLFEAGRAGEGIRKRLLEGFNFHTLLRLPTGIWYSPGVKANVLFFDKRPASRDVQTKALWVYGYRTNIHKTLKTKRLSKGDFDEFVQCYRDRKETERFQKFDYQELAARDKLNLDLFWLKDDSLEDIENIPEPDVLAAEIVENLEAALDQFRSVARELNASQ; encoded by the coding sequence ATGACCGTCATGGAAACCAATGGCCGTGCCGGTGTGGTGCTGCCTGACAATGTCCTGTTTGAGGCCGGAAGGGCTGGTGAAGGTATCCGCAAACGGCTCTTGGAGGGGTTCAACTTTCACACGCTCCTAAGGCTTCCAACAGGTATTTGGTATAGTCCTGGGGTCAAAGCAAACGTCTTGTTTTTCGACAAACGTCCTGCATCCCGTGATGTTCAGACCAAGGCACTTTGGGTCTATGGCTATCGCACAAACATTCATAAAACTTTGAAAACAAAGCGGCTGTCTAAGGGGGATTTCGACGAGTTCGTCCAGTGCTATCGAGACCGCAAGGAAACGGAACGCTTCCAGAAGTTTGATTATCAAGAATTGGCGGCAAGAGATAAGCTCAACCTAGACTTATTTTGGTTGAAAGACGATAGCCTTGAAGACATAGAGAACATTCCAGAGCCGGATGTGTTGGCAGCGGAGATCGTCGAAAACCTTGAAGCTGCACTAGACCAATTCCGAAGTGTGGCCCGCGAATTGAATGCTAGTCAGTAA
- a CDS encoding helix-turn-helix domain-containing protein, translating to MSGTIAVRCIKVRQLREEGVGPAEIARRLGISRQSVYRILNGTTAAT from the coding sequence GTGTCGGGAACGATAGCAGTCCGGTGCATTAAAGTCCGGCAGCTTCGAGAGGAAGGCGTCGGTCCAGCGGAGATCGCCAGACGGCTGGGTATTAGCAGGCAATCGGTCTATCGCATTCTCAATGGGACAACAGCAGCGACTTGA
- a CDS encoding class I SAM-dependent DNA methyltransferase, translated as MKCGKSQNKLSDPAKLTRVVSLIDKEGPWIGIGVDVKGEIYEGLLERNASEVKSGAGQYFTPRPVIETIVKCVDPKIGETVSDPACGTGGFLLSAYDHMKGQSQDREKLRALRTTTFNGVDIVDEVVRLAAMNLYLHGVGNDSSPVH; from the coding sequence TTGAAATGCGGCAAGTCTCAGAACAAACTGAGCGACCCCGCCAAGCTGACCCGTGTGGTGTCCCTGATCGACAAGGAAGGGCCTTGGATAGGCATCGGCGTCGATGTGAAGGGCGAGATTTACGAGGGCCTGTTGGAGCGCAACGCATCCGAGGTGAAATCCGGTGCAGGCCAATACTTCACACCCCGACCCGTTATCGAAACAATCGTCAAATGTGTAGACCCCAAGATTGGCGAAACCGTCAGTGACCCTGCGTGCGGCACCGGCGGCTTTCTGCTTTCAGCCTACGATCACATGAAGGGACAAAGCCAAGATCGCGAAAAGCTCAGGGCGCTTCGGACCACCACCTTTAATGGCGTCGATATCGTCGATGAGGTGGTCAGGTTGGCCGCGATGAACCTATATCTTCACGGTGTCGGGAACGATAGCAGTCCGGTGCATTAA
- a CDS encoding AAA family ATPase, which yields MAVSRELYLEHSWDMPRGFDDRQQRDPNRFTHAEAGQAKRAKRDTVALKKMFRACWDGADNQQAFAAALADQGYALARGNRRGLVAVDADGKVWSLSRWCGVKPRALAQKITDIEQLPAVDAARALAQALPAQAPRPQTDSKIKVLAALVAQQRGERADLVSQQKLDEATRVAQQPKGLQIAFMKMTGRFDAHVDRCARQAAATQAAAQLAQQDLIDRHLTERRALMPAPAHKPTQQRLEIKAEPTGLTRERLIAHPTLILDELSKTRAAFTRTDTLRALSQWIDDPQTLSKLADGALKSSEAVRLSSDKHPVYTTIDYQKAETQLHQSAAALRADKTSPVMSSHITTALAAKTREMRRAFGWALSAEQEAAVRHVTGPERLANVEGLAGAGKSTMLETATDAWRKKGVTVHGAALAGKAADGLQEASGIQSRTLASLELSWENGQAPIKAGDVLVIDEAGMIGTRQMVRITTKISEIGAKLVLVGDPEQLQPIEAGTPFRDVTQAHGAAKLTEVRRQTQDWQRTATQDLARGDTAKAVDTYRQAGAVSEHLKQDEAIEALAERFAMDARLGRCKQSPHRHPGRPDRSI from the coding sequence ATGGCGGTATCGCGAGAATTGTATCTGGAGCATAGCTGGGACATGCCCCGCGGGTTTGACGATAGACAGCAGCGCGACCCCAATCGCTTCACCCATGCGGAGGCCGGGCAAGCCAAACGGGCCAAACGGGATACCGTCGCGCTCAAGAAAATGTTTCGGGCGTGCTGGGATGGCGCTGACAATCAGCAAGCCTTTGCAGCAGCACTTGCCGATCAGGGATATGCCCTCGCCCGGGGCAATCGGCGGGGGCTTGTCGCGGTTGATGCCGATGGCAAGGTCTGGTCGCTATCACGGTGGTGTGGCGTCAAGCCAAGGGCGCTGGCGCAGAAGATCACAGACATTGAGCAATTGCCTGCGGTGGATGCGGCGCGGGCGTTGGCACAGGCATTGCCCGCGCAGGCTCCCCGACCTCAAACCGATTCAAAGATCAAAGTGCTTGCCGCGTTGGTCGCGCAGCAACGTGGCGAACGGGCCGACCTTGTTTCGCAGCAAAAGCTGGATGAAGCCACGCGGGTGGCGCAGCAGCCCAAGGGGTTGCAGATCGCTTTCATGAAAATGACGGGGCGCTTTGACGCCCATGTCGACCGCTGTGCGCGGCAAGCGGCTGCGACGCAGGCAGCGGCGCAACTGGCACAACAGGATTTGATTGATCGCCACCTTACCGAGCGCCGGGCACTCATGCCCGCACCTGCTCATAAGCCCACGCAGCAACGTCTGGAGATCAAGGCCGAGCCAACAGGGCTGACAAGAGAGCGTTTGATTGCACACCCAACACTGATTTTAGACGAGCTGTCCAAAACACGTGCGGCTTTTACGCGGACGGACACGTTGCGCGCGCTGTCGCAGTGGATCGACGATCCGCAGACCTTGAGCAAACTTGCCGACGGGGCACTAAAGTCATCCGAGGCCGTTCGCCTGTCGAGCGACAAACACCCTGTCTATACGACGATTGACTATCAAAAAGCCGAGACACAATTGCATCAATCTGCGGCTGCACTCCGTGCAGACAAGACGTCTCCGGTGATGTCATCGCACATTACCACTGCTTTAGCAGCCAAGACCCGAGAAATGCGCCGTGCTTTTGGCTGGGCGCTTAGCGCAGAGCAAGAGGCCGCTGTTCGTCATGTGACCGGGCCAGAACGGCTCGCCAATGTGGAAGGCCTCGCAGGTGCGGGCAAAAGCACCATGCTGGAAACCGCAACCGATGCCTGGCGCAAAAAAGGCGTCACCGTTCACGGCGCGGCCCTCGCTGGCAAAGCAGCGGATGGATTGCAGGAGGCCTCTGGCATCCAAAGCCGCACACTCGCGTCTTTGGAATTGTCATGGGAGAACGGACAAGCCCCGATCAAGGCAGGCGACGTGCTGGTGATTGATGAGGCGGGCATGATTGGCACGCGGCAAATGGTGCGGATTACAACCAAGATCAGCGAAATAGGTGCGAAGCTGGTTCTCGTTGGCGATCCCGAACAACTGCAACCAATTGAGGCAGGGACGCCGTTCAGGGACGTCACCCAAGCACATGGCGCAGCAAAGCTGACCGAAGTGCGGCGTCAAACGCAAGACTGGCAACGCACAGCGACACAAGACTTGGCGCGTGGCGATACGGCAAAAGCTGTTGATACCTACCGACAGGCAGGTGCGGTTTCCGAACATCTCAAACAGGATGAAGCAATTGAGGCGTTGGCCGAACGATTTGCCATGGATGCGCGTCTCGGACGATGCAAACAGTCGCCTCATCGCCATCCGGGTCGACCAGACAGATCAATATAA
- a CDS encoding recombinase family protein yields MNTPKAIIYCRVSSKGQETDGHGLESQETRCRQYAKAKGYDVAAVFPDTMTGGGSFMKRPGMVALLSFLDAQPNEKFVIIFDDLKRFARDREFHFRLRQAFRDRQARLECLNFSFDETPEGEFVETIFAAQGQLERKQNARQVSQKMKARMQSGYFVHRAPVGYRYEAQKGRGKILVPNAPLSDIIREAFEGYASGRFQTQAEVKRFFEGFTYFPHLKKGRLTQQRVTDILTHPIYTGHICSENYGINWLKGQHDPLISLETFDKVQERRAGKVKAPKRKNIGDTFALRGIACCAACDVPLRSSFTRGNGGQYAYYLCQTKGCEAYGKSIKRDKIEGDVGEIIKTLQPNPSAIRMMTDMFRQIWEARRAQAASAKTEAKKELSRIDKRIDALLGRIVNAQSDAIVPVYEGEIVALERGKAILAEQMQKQAEPKGSFEEKLEPAIMFLASPWKIWETPGSAQVNLRRLVLKLALKTRIKYCRNDGARTPEIAFPFKSLGVVSDPKVCFGALEQFLFELNCA; encoded by the coding sequence ATGAACACACCCAAAGCCATAATCTATTGTCGTGTATCGTCGAAAGGGCAGGAAACCGACGGTCACGGATTGGAGTCTCAGGAAACCCGTTGCCGTCAATACGCCAAGGCCAAAGGATACGATGTCGCCGCCGTCTTTCCCGACACGATGACAGGGGGTGGTAGCTTCATGAAGCGCCCCGGCATGGTGGCTTTGCTGTCGTTTCTCGACGCCCAGCCCAACGAGAAATTCGTCATCATCTTTGATGATCTAAAACGCTTTGCCCGCGACCGCGAATTCCATTTCCGTCTGCGCCAGGCTTTCCGTGATCGGCAGGCGCGGCTGGAATGCCTGAACTTCTCGTTTGACGAGACGCCCGAGGGTGAGTTCGTGGAAACCATATTTGCAGCGCAGGGCCAGCTGGAGCGTAAACAAAACGCCCGTCAGGTCTCGCAGAAGATGAAAGCGCGGATGCAATCTGGATATTTTGTCCACCGTGCGCCCGTCGGATATCGGTATGAGGCCCAGAAAGGACGCGGCAAAATCCTGGTGCCGAACGCGCCGCTGTCTGACATCATTCGCGAAGCCTTTGAAGGCTACGCGTCGGGGCGCTTTCAGACACAGGCGGAAGTGAAACGGTTCTTTGAAGGGTTTACCTACTTCCCGCATCTGAAAAAGGGGCGGCTCACCCAGCAACGGGTGACCGACATCCTGACCCATCCGATCTACACCGGACATATCTGTTCTGAAAATTACGGGATCAACTGGTTGAAAGGGCAGCATGATCCACTGATCTCGCTGGAGACCTTCGACAAGGTGCAGGAGCGTCGCGCTGGCAAGGTCAAAGCGCCGAAACGTAAAAACATCGGAGACACCTTTGCGCTGCGTGGCATTGCCTGCTGTGCCGCGTGTGACGTGCCGCTGCGCTCGTCCTTCACACGCGGCAATGGCGGCCAATACGCATATTATCTATGCCAAACAAAGGGCTGTGAGGCCTACGGCAAGTCGATCAAACGCGACAAGATCGAAGGCGACGTGGGCGAGATCATCAAAACGCTGCAACCGAATCCAAGCGCGATCCGCATGATGACCGACATGTTCCGTCAAATTTGGGAAGCACGACGTGCACAGGCCGCGTCTGCAAAGACCGAGGCTAAGAAAGAGCTGTCCCGCATTGATAAACGCATCGACGCACTGCTGGGTCGTATCGTGAACGCGCAAAGCGACGCGATTGTGCCCGTCTATGAAGGCGAGATCGTCGCGCTGGAGCGTGGCAAGGCGATTTTGGCCGAACAAATGCAAAAACAAGCCGAGCCGAAGGGGAGTTTTGAGGAAAAACTAGAACCAGCGATCATGTTTCTCGCAAGCCCTTGGAAAATCTGGGAAACGCCCGGTAGCGCACAGGTCAACCTGCGTCGTTTGGTGCTAAAACTGGCCCTTAAAACCCGTATCAAATACTGCCGAAATGATGGAGCTAGAACCCCGGAAATAGCGTTTCCGTTCAAATCTTTAGGGGTAGTTTCAGACCCTAAGGTCTGTTTTGGTGCGCTCGAACAGTTCTTGTTCGAACTCAATTGTGCCTGA
- a CDS encoding MobC family plasmid mobilization relaxosome protein — MSRPAPFSIRFSEDERQQLESQAGSMPLASYIKSVVLADEAPKYRKRSKSPVVEQQLLAEVLARLGATRSASNLNQIAKAINQGTLYVDEELAADLNQACAEVAWMRATLMQALGIKS, encoded by the coding sequence ATGAGCCGTCCAGCCCCGTTTTCCATTCGTTTTTCTGAGGACGAACGCCAGCAGCTTGAATCTCAGGCCGGTTCGATGCCACTGGCGTCATATATTAAGTCCGTGGTTTTGGCTGATGAGGCCCCTAAATACCGCAAGCGATCAAAGTCGCCTGTGGTGGAGCAACAGCTCTTGGCCGAGGTTCTTGCGCGGTTGGGTGCGACGCGGTCGGCCAGCAATCTCAACCAGATCGCCAAAGCCATCAACCAAGGGACGCTCTATGTCGATGAGGAACTTGCGGCTGATTTGAATCAGGCCTGCGCCGAAGTGGCATGGATGCGCGCGACACTGATGCAAGCCTTGGGGATCAAGTCATGA